In Dethiobacter alkaliphilus AHT 1, a single window of DNA contains:
- the aroF gene encoding 3-deoxy-7-phosphoheptulonate synthase produces the protein MIIVMETGVKEDQVQQVVDRLVKAGLGTHLSVGEFKTIIGAIGDEKIVRELALDALPFVEKVLPITKPFKLVSREFQEQSTSFNVGNCTIGADEVVVMAGPCAVESEEQLLESAEGVKAAGAQILRGGAFKPRTSPYSFQGLEEEGLKILARVREKTGLPIVTEVMDQHTVGVVAEYADIIQVGTRNMQNFYMLRELGKLDKPILLKRGLSATIEEWLMAAEYIASGGNRKVILCERGIRTFETATRNTLDLSAIPVVKHLTHLPVIVDPSHGTGNWRWVPSMSRAAVAAGADGLMVEVHPRPEEALCDGAQSLTVEKFEALTEDLDKVARVLGRRLKKVD, from the coding sequence ATGATTATTGTAATGGAAACAGGTGTAAAAGAAGATCAGGTTCAACAGGTGGTGGACCGTTTGGTAAAAGCAGGTTTGGGTACCCATCTTTCGGTGGGTGAGTTTAAAACTATTATTGGCGCCATCGGCGATGAGAAGATAGTACGGGAGTTGGCCTTGGATGCACTGCCCTTTGTGGAGAAAGTGCTGCCCATTACCAAGCCTTTTAAGTTGGTGAGCCGTGAGTTTCAGGAGCAGAGTACTTCTTTTAATGTGGGCAACTGTACCATCGGTGCCGATGAAGTGGTGGTAATGGCCGGCCCCTGCGCAGTGGAGAGTGAAGAGCAGCTATTGGAGTCGGCGGAGGGCGTAAAAGCTGCCGGGGCACAGATTCTGCGCGGTGGAGCCTTTAAGCCGCGGACCTCGCCGTACTCTTTTCAGGGTCTGGAGGAAGAAGGACTAAAGATCTTGGCCCGGGTACGGGAAAAGACAGGCCTGCCCATTGTCACGGAAGTGATGGATCAGCACACCGTGGGTGTGGTGGCGGAATACGCCGATATTATCCAGGTGGGAACCCGCAATATGCAGAATTTCTACATGCTGCGGGAGTTGGGTAAGCTGGATAAGCCCATATTGCTTAAGCGGGGCTTGTCGGCCACCATTGAAGAGTGGCTGATGGCGGCGGAATATATTGCTTCCGGCGGGAACCGTAAAGTGATTTTATGTGAGCGGGGTATCCGTACCTTTGAGACGGCTACCAGAAATACTTTGGATTTAAGTGCTATTCCGGTGGTAAAGCATTTAACCCATCTGCCGGTGATTGTGGATCCCAGTCACGGTACGGGCAACTGGCGCTGGGTACCGTCCATGAGCCGGGCGGCGGTGGCCGCCGGTGCCGACGGGTTGATGGTGGAAGTCCATCCCCGGCCTGAGGAAGCTCTCTGTGACGGGGCGCAGTCTTTGACGGTGGAGAAATTTGAAGCGTTGACCGAGGATCTGGATAAGGTGGCCCGGGTGCTGGGGCGGCGGCTGAAGAAGGTGGATTAA
- a CDS encoding flavodoxin family protein — MLVLGFAGSPRRGGNSETLLDEALAGAKEAGAAVEKVMLSELDFTPCISCGACEESGDCVFDDDMQALYDKIGAADALIFASPIYFYAVSAWAKGAIDRGQALWARKYVLKDERYTAKKNGYFIGVGATKGAKLFDGAELTVKYYYDAAGFDLAGSLLVRGMDEKGVVKDSPEYLHQARALGAQAAKK; from the coding sequence ATGTTAGTTCTGGGTTTTGCGGGGAGTCCGAGGAGGGGCGGCAATTCGGAAACTTTGCTGGATGAAGCCCTGGCAGGTGCCAAAGAAGCAGGGGCTGCTGTGGAGAAAGTGATGCTCAGCGAGCTTGATTTTACCCCCTGTATTTCCTGCGGTGCTTGTGAAGAAAGCGGGGATTGTGTTTTTGATGATGATATGCAGGCTTTGTATGATAAAATCGGTGCTGCAGATGCTTTGATCTTTGCCTCACCCATCTACTTTTATGCGGTATCTGCCTGGGCTAAAGGTGCCATTGACAGGGGCCAGGCTCTGTGGGCCAGAAAGTATGTCTTAAAGGATGAGCGCTATACCGCCAAGAAGAACGGATACTTTATCGGTGTGGGCGCAACAAAAGGCGCTAAGTTATTTGACGGTGCCGAACTGACGGTAAAGTATTATTATGATGCGGCGGGCTTTGATCTGGCAGGGAGTCTGTTGGTGCGCGGCATGGATGAAAAAGGCGTGGTAAAGGACTCACCTGAATATTTACATCAAGCCCGAGCTTTAGGGGCACAAGCAGCAAAAAAATGA
- the dapF gene encoding diaminopimelate epimerase yields MRFTKMHGLGNDFVIVEDFDLGLTNYAELAMGLCNRNFGIGADGLALLQPSEQAAFRVRIFNPDGSEAELCGNLLRCAGKYLYEKGHTGETVIPVEMYDKIKVLRLAVTDGVVQSVEVDMGEPILESDLVPVAGKRRQAVNEEVTASGEKFVMTAVSMGNPHCVIFVDETAAVPLETWGPALEAHPDFPKKTNVEFVEVRSRDEAAFRVWERGAGATLACGSGACAVLVAGVLSDKLNRKATLHLPGGSLEIEWRDDNHVYMTGPAAEVFRGELVTDEQFKNKYLRKGRA; encoded by the coding sequence ATGAGATTTACGAAGATGCATGGTCTGGGAAACGATTTTGTCATTGTGGAAGACTTTGACCTTGGACTTACCAATTATGCGGAGCTGGCAATGGGGCTATGCAACCGTAATTTCGGCATCGGCGCCGATGGATTGGCACTTTTGCAGCCGTCAGAGCAGGCGGCATTTCGCGTCAGGATTTTTAATCCCGACGGCAGTGAAGCGGAGCTTTGCGGTAACCTGCTCAGATGTGCAGGAAAGTATTTGTATGAAAAAGGACACACCGGTGAAACTGTAATCCCGGTGGAGATGTACGATAAAATTAAAGTATTGCGTCTGGCTGTAACAGACGGCGTTGTGCAGTCTGTGGAAGTGGATATGGGCGAGCCTATCTTAGAGAGTGATTTGGTTCCGGTGGCCGGCAAGCGGCGGCAGGCAGTAAACGAAGAAGTTACTGCCTCCGGAGAAAAGTTTGTCATGACGGCGGTTTCCATGGGTAATCCCCATTGTGTTATTTTTGTGGACGAGACGGCGGCGGTGCCGCTGGAGACCTGGGGTCCGGCCCTTGAGGCCCACCCCGATTTTCCCAAAAAGACCAATGTGGAATTTGTAGAAGTCCGTTCAAGAGATGAAGCTGCGTTTCGGGTTTGGGAACGCGGTGCGGGAGCCACACTGGCCTGTGGTTCCGGAGCCTGTGCGGTGCTGGTGGCTGGTGTGTTAAGCGATAAGCTAAACCGCAAAGCCACCCTGCATCTGCCCGGCGGGTCTCTGGAGATTGAGTGGCGGGATGACAACCATGTGTATATGACCGGACCGGCTGCCGAAGTATTTCGCGGCGAGCTGGTCACCGATGAGCAATTCAAGAACAAATATCTCAGGAAAGGGCGTGCATAA
- a CDS encoding prephenate dehydrogenase yields MGFIFERAALVGVGMVGGSLGRAMLGRGLVKDVVGIDPASADKALELGAVTETAATLKEGVAHADLVVLAAPVMAVLELLPQLASLLKGGAVVTDVSSTKAMVMDKAAEVLPGSVTFVGGHPMAGSEKDGVEALDENLFENAVYVLTYGAGDSQGDRVATLVEKLGAVPVKMDAGQHDRVVASVSHLPHMAASALAETVAANDEDRERIMTLAASGFRDTTRVAMGSPQMWRDICLTNQEHITDLMDTYIKELTEVRDLVASGDGTGLLEHFERARDFRRQVPGRGKGILPTVYNLFVYVPDKTGVIGEVAGLLGDAGINIAEIELLRVREEEGGPLRLGFITEDSLRLAEGVLKKHGYRTELQEG; encoded by the coding sequence ATGGGGTTTATCTTTGAGCGTGCGGCCCTGGTGGGCGTGGGCATGGTGGGAGGCTCCCTGGGCCGGGCCATGCTGGGGCGCGGCCTGGTAAAAGACGTGGTGGGCATTGATCCTGCCAGCGCAGATAAAGCATTGGAGTTAGGCGCTGTGACAGAGACCGCCGCTACCTTAAAAGAGGGAGTAGCCCATGCCGACTTGGTGGTGTTGGCGGCGCCGGTGATGGCAGTTCTGGAACTTTTGCCGCAGTTGGCATCCCTGTTAAAGGGCGGGGCTGTGGTTACCGATGTGAGCAGTACCAAAGCCATGGTGATGGATAAAGCGGCAGAAGTACTGCCGGGGAGTGTTACCTTTGTAGGTGGGCACCCCATGGCCGGTTCGGAAAAAGACGGTGTGGAAGCACTGGATGAAAACCTGTTTGAAAATGCGGTTTATGTGCTAACTTACGGTGCCGGTGACAGTCAGGGCGACCGGGTTGCCACTTTGGTGGAAAAGTTGGGTGCGGTACCTGTTAAGATGGACGCAGGGCAGCACGACCGGGTGGTGGCCTCTGTGTCTCATTTGCCGCATATGGCGGCCTCTGCTCTGGCGGAGACGGTGGCGGCCAATGATGAGGACCGGGAACGGATTATGACTCTGGCAGCCAGTGGCTTTCGCGATACTACCCGGGTGGCCATGGGCAGCCCGCAGATGTGGAGGGATATCTGTTTGACAAATCAGGAGCATATTACAGATTTGATGGATACCTACATTAAGGAGCTGACAGAGGTGCGGGATTTGGTGGCGTCAGGTGACGGCACAGGCCTTTTGGAGCACTTTGAGCGGGCCCGGGATTTTAGGCGTCAGGTGCCCGGCCGCGGCAAAGGGATTCTGCCCACGGTGTATAATTTGTTTGTGTATGTGCCGGATAAGACCGGTGTTATCGGTGAAGTGGCGGGCCTGTTGGGTGATGCCGGCATTAATATTGCTGAGATTGAACTGTTGCGGGTCCGGGAAGAAGAAGGCGGGCCGCTTCGGTTAGGCTTTATTACAGAGGATAGTTTACGGCTGGCCGAAGGCGTTTTGAAAAAGCACGGCTATCGTACTGAACTACAGGAGGGCTAG
- a CDS encoding SoxR reducing system RseC family protein — translation MEQVGTVVDVKDDIAIVAVRRHETCSKCGGCGVAVSGRGDNYIEAQNVVNAVVGQTVKVATDTSNVLKASFVVYIVPMLFLLLGIWLGQVIDGEFGVMARFDIVLGIIFLVGSYLVVRGYDKKMAAGEKPASVIEIIEEPDAGPKDEQC, via the coding sequence ATGGAACAAGTAGGAACCGTTGTAGATGTTAAAGATGATATAGCGATTGTGGCAGTGCGCCGCCATGAAACCTGCAGTAAATGCGGAGGCTGTGGTGTGGCTGTCAGCGGGCGTGGCGACAATTACATTGAAGCACAGAATGTGGTTAATGCGGTGGTGGGACAGACTGTTAAGGTGGCCACCGACACCAGCAATGTGCTGAAAGCTTCCTTTGTAGTTTATATCGTACCCATGCTGTTTTTGCTGTTGGGTATCTGGCTGGGCCAGGTCATCGACGGTGAATTCGGTGTGATGGCGCGCTTTGATATTGTTTTGGGGATCATCTTTTTGGTGGGTTCCTATCTGGTGGTGCGCGGCTACGATAAGAAGATGGCAGCAGGTGAAAAGCCCGCCTCGGTAATCGAGATTATTGAGGAGCCCGATGCGGGACCTAAGGATGAACAATGTTAG
- a CDS encoding LL-diaminopimelate aminotransferase — translation MHIQPADRINKLPRYLFAEIDKKIRAAVEKGVDVIKLGIGDPDQPTPDYIVKRAIEEVQKPANHTYPPDEGLTEFKEAVAAYYKERHNVELDPEKEVCVLLGSKEGIAHISACFVNPGDLNLVPDPGYPVYSIGTMFAGGDVYRMPLLAENNFLPDFSAVDKEVAKKAKLMFLNYPNNPTGAEAPPEFFAQAAQFAKENNIIICHDQAYSEIAYDGYKPMSFLEAPGAKEVGIEFGSLSKTFNMTGWRLAYAVGRAEVVEVLSRYKTNIDSGTFKAIQYTGVEAFTNPAKDEFQAEISKMYQERRDVVVNALKEMGIDVRAPKATFYVWAPVPKGFADSTEFVSYILEETGVVVTPGRGFGEHGEGYFRIALTVDAERMAEAMRRIKDALAAGRP, via the coding sequence ATGCATATCCAGCCAGCTGACAGAATAAATAAACTCCCAAGGTATCTTTTTGCGGAGATCGATAAAAAAATCCGGGCGGCGGTGGAAAAAGGGGTGGATGTGATTAAGCTGGGCATCGGTGATCCGGACCAGCCAACCCCTGACTACATCGTAAAGCGGGCCATAGAAGAGGTGCAAAAGCCCGCCAACCATACCTATCCCCCCGATGAAGGGTTGACGGAATTTAAAGAAGCGGTGGCGGCGTACTACAAAGAGCGCCACAATGTGGAACTGGACCCGGAAAAAGAGGTATGTGTGCTTCTGGGCTCCAAAGAGGGCATTGCCCACATCTCCGCCTGCTTTGTCAATCCCGGGGATTTAAACCTGGTGCCGGACCCCGGCTACCCGGTGTACAGCATCGGCACCATGTTTGCCGGCGGTGATGTGTACCGTATGCCGCTATTGGCCGAAAACAACTTCCTGCCGGATTTCTCGGCGGTGGATAAAGAAGTGGCTAAAAAAGCCAAGTTAATGTTCTTAAATTACCCCAACAACCCCACCGGAGCGGAGGCTCCTCCGGAGTTTTTTGCCCAGGCGGCACAGTTTGCCAAGGAGAATAACATTATTATCTGCCACGACCAGGCTTACAGCGAAATCGCCTATGACGGCTACAAGCCCATGTCGTTTCTGGAAGCGCCCGGTGCCAAGGAAGTGGGCATTGAATTTGGTTCCCTGTCCAAAACCTTTAACATGACCGGCTGGCGCCTGGCCTATGCGGTGGGTCGCGCCGAAGTGGTGGAAGTGCTCTCCCGCTACAAAACAAACATTGATTCCGGCACATTTAAAGCCATTCAGTATACCGGGGTAGAAGCTTTTACCAACCCCGCCAAGGATGAGTTTCAGGCCGAGATAAGCAAGATGTATCAAGAGCGCCGTGATGTGGTGGTTAATGCCTTAAAAGAGATGGGTATCGATGTGCGCGCACCCAAAGCCACCTTCTATGTCTGGGCACCGGTGCCAAAAGGCTTTGCCGACTCCACCGAGTTTGTCAGCTACATCCTGGAAGAAACCGGCGTAGTAGTCACCCCGGGCCGCGGCTTTGGCGAACATGGCGAAGGATACTTCCGCATCGCGCTTACCGTTGATGCGGAGCGCATGGCAGAAGCCATGCGCCGCATCAAGGATGCACTCGCTGCCGGCCGTCCATAA
- the lysA gene encoding diaminopimelate decarboxylase has protein sequence MFLTGTMRVNSKGHLEVGGCDTLDLAKEFGTPLYVMDEEQIRKNCAEYRDTFKEHYPNSQVAYAGKAFLTKAMCRLVDDEGLALDVVSGGEIHTALAAGFPAEKMLYHGNNKTPEEIEMALENGVGRFVVDSYSELELLNALAGEAGKVAGLYLRIKPGVEAHTHHYIQTGQVDSKFGMGLADGEAMTAVKMAAKMKHVELKGLHCHIGSQIFDLKPFQMAAAVMVDFMQEIKKKTGTVIGELDLGGGFGIRYTREDSPYSLSGFVELIAKTVKDKCAEHNYPLPKLLVEPGRSIIGEAGITLYTVGSVKEIPGVRKYVAVDGGMMDNLRPAMYEAKYEAVVANRMNDQAEEKVSIAGKACESGDMLIWDIELPKLQRGDLMAVLSTGAYHYSMANNYNRFPRPPVVFVKDGQADLVVARESYDDLVQNDIIPARMQAPAAKKAAN, from the coding sequence ATGTTTTTGACGGGCACCATGCGTGTCAACAGCAAAGGCCACTTAGAGGTGGGCGGCTGTGATACGCTCGATTTGGCAAAAGAATTCGGCACTCCTCTGTATGTCATGGATGAAGAGCAGATCCGCAAGAACTGTGCTGAATACCGTGACACATTTAAGGAGCACTATCCGAACAGCCAGGTAGCTTATGCCGGCAAGGCCTTTTTAACCAAAGCCATGTGCCGCCTGGTGGATGACGAAGGACTGGCGCTGGATGTGGTTTCCGGCGGCGAGATTCATACTGCGCTTGCAGCCGGTTTCCCGGCGGAGAAGATGCTGTACCATGGCAACAATAAGACGCCGGAAGAAATTGAGATGGCGCTGGAAAACGGTGTGGGCCGGTTTGTGGTGGACAGCTACTCGGAGCTGGAGTTATTAAATGCTCTGGCGGGTGAGGCCGGAAAAGTTGCCGGGCTGTACCTGCGCATCAAACCCGGAGTTGAAGCCCATACTCACCACTACATTCAGACCGGGCAGGTGGACTCCAAATTCGGTATGGGTCTGGCCGACGGTGAAGCCATGACGGCGGTGAAAATGGCGGCTAAGATGAAGCATGTGGAGCTAAAGGGCCTGCACTGCCATATCGGCTCCCAGATTTTTGACTTAAAGCCTTTCCAGATGGCCGCAGCAGTGATGGTGGACTTTATGCAGGAGATTAAGAAGAAGACCGGCACCGTGATTGGCGAGCTGGATTTAGGCGGTGGGTTTGGTATCCGCTATACCAGAGAAGATTCGCCTTATTCCCTCTCCGGCTTTGTGGAGTTGATTGCCAAGACGGTAAAGGATAAGTGTGCAGAGCATAACTATCCACTGCCAAAGCTGTTGGTGGAGCCGGGCCGCTCCATTATCGGGGAGGCGGGAATTACCCTCTACACCGTGGGCAGCGTTAAGGAGATCCCCGGTGTGCGCAAGTATGTGGCGGTGGACGGCGGCATGATGGATAACCTGCGTCCTGCCATGTATGAAGCAAAATATGAAGCGGTTGTGGCTAACCGGATGAATGACCAGGCGGAAGAAAAGGTCTCCATCGCCGGTAAGGCCTGTGAATCGGGAGATATGTTAATCTGGGATATTGAACTGCCCAAACTGCAGCGCGGCGATTTGATGGCGGTGCTTTCCACCGGGGCGTACCATTATTCCATGGCTAATAACTATAACCGGTTCCCCAGACCTCCGGTGGTGTTTGTAAAAGACGGCCAGGCGGATTTGGTTGTGGCGCGTGAATCGTATGACGATTTGGTGCAAAACGACATAATTCCGGCCCGGATGCAGGCACCGGCAGCTAAGAAAGCTGCCAATTAG
- the dapG gene encoding aspartate kinase: MKIVVQKFGGTSVANPALREEVVKRVQEARAEGYKPVVVVSAMGRSGDPYATDTLKDLMVSNCGCGEQSLRDMDLIMGCGEIISSVVMSSTLCANDIPSLALTGGQAGMVTDGNYGNAQVIEFNPERLQAHLRNDEVVVVTGFQGMSHEGELNTLGRGGSDTSAVILGAGLGADRVEIYTDVCGIMTADPKLVSDARIIDNITYNEVCQLAYEGAKVIHPRAVEVAMHHNVALVVKHLSESGDGTMIGSESNYMGEGRFGQRDSHVITGIAHTPGLAQVTVDMGADDADLELAMFDRLAESDISIDMISIFPERKNFTIEEEKQLQAEATLKKLGVDYKITSGCAKVSVVGLGMRNLPGVMARVIKALNEKSIRILQTGDSNITISLLIPESDLSEALCILHDHFRLSAPPGDDERVLA, translated from the coding sequence GTGAAGATAGTTGTACAGAAGTTTGGCGGCACATCTGTTGCCAATCCTGCTCTGCGTGAAGAAGTGGTAAAAAGAGTTCAAGAAGCCCGGGCTGAAGGTTATAAGCCGGTGGTGGTGGTTTCGGCCATGGGTCGCTCCGGTGATCCCTATGCCACCGATACGCTTAAGGATTTAATGGTTTCTAACTGCGGCTGCGGGGAGCAGTCGCTGAGGGATATGGATTTGATTATGGGTTGCGGGGAGATTATTTCTTCTGTGGTGATGTCCTCTACCCTGTGTGCCAACGATATTCCCTCTTTGGCGCTGACCGGTGGTCAGGCGGGGATGGTTACCGACGGTAACTACGGCAATGCTCAGGTGATCGAATTTAATCCGGAGCGTTTGCAGGCTCATCTGCGAAACGATGAAGTTGTGGTGGTAACCGGTTTCCAGGGCATGAGCCATGAAGGCGAGCTAAACACTTTAGGCCGCGGTGGAAGCGACACCAGTGCGGTGATTCTGGGCGCCGGCCTGGGTGCCGACCGGGTTGAGATCTACACCGATGTGTGCGGTATTATGACGGCGGACCCCAAGCTGGTCTCCGATGCTCGCATCATTGATAACATCACCTACAATGAAGTGTGTCAGCTGGCTTATGAAGGGGCCAAGGTCATTCACCCCCGGGCGGTGGAAGTGGCGATGCATCATAACGTGGCTTTGGTGGTAAAGCACCTGTCTGAGAGCGGCGACGGCACCATGATCGGCAGCGAAAGCAATTATATGGGGGAAGGCCGCTTTGGCCAGCGTGACTCCCATGTTATTACCGGGATTGCCCATACTCCGGGCCTGGCTCAGGTGACGGTGGATATGGGTGCCGACGATGCGGATCTGGAATTGGCCATGTTTGACCGGCTGGCGGAGTCTGATATCTCCATTGATATGATTTCCATTTTCCCGGAACGCAAGAACTTTACCATTGAAGAAGAAAAACAACTGCAGGCAGAAGCCACCTTAAAGAAGCTGGGTGTGGACTATAAGATTACTTCCGGCTGTGCCAAGGTTTCTGTGGTGGGACTGGGTATGCGCAACCTGCCCGGTGTAATGGCGCGGGTCATTAAAGCCCTAAACGAAAAGAGTATTCGTATCCTGCAGACCGGAGATTCCAACATTACCATTTCGCTACTTATTCCCGAAAGCGACTTGTCCGAGGCGCTGTGTATCCTGCACGATCATTTCCGCCTTTCTGCACCTCCAGGAGACGACGAACGCGTACTGGCCTAA
- a CDS encoding aspartate-semialdehyde dehydrogenase, producing MKKLNVAIVGATGMVGQSLVQVLQERNFPVGNLKLLASSRSAGLTVEVNGQSYKIEEAKPEAFEGVDVAFFSAGGDISKELGPEAVRRGCVVVDNSNAFRMDEGVPLVVPEVNPEAVEGHKGLISNPNCSTIQLVVALQPLQKAAGLKRVVVSTYQAVSGAGKEAVDELENQSQAILDGKTDFPKERIPHGGAKVGHQIAFNVVPQLDVFVEDGYTKEERKIMQETKKIMSLPELKITSTTVRVPVVNGHSESVNVELEKALSPDEARKVLSEAPGVVVMDNPEELSYPMPVPQDGRDEVFVGRIRVDRSVENGLNIWVVADNIRKGAATNSIQIAEELIARGLL from the coding sequence GTGAAGAAGCTCAATGTGGCCATTGTAGGGGCCACGGGAATGGTTGGGCAGTCATTGGTTCAGGTTCTGCAGGAGCGGAATTTTCCGGTGGGCAATCTGAAACTTTTGGCGTCCAGTCGTTCTGCCGGACTCACTGTGGAGGTTAACGGACAAAGCTACAAAATTGAAGAGGCAAAGCCGGAGGCATTTGAAGGCGTGGATGTGGCGTTTTTCAGTGCCGGCGGGGACATCAGTAAAGAACTGGGCCCCGAGGCGGTTCGCCGCGGATGTGTGGTTGTGGATAACAGCAACGCGTTTCGCATGGACGAAGGGGTGCCGCTGGTGGTGCCGGAGGTGAACCCGGAAGCGGTGGAAGGACACAAAGGGTTGATTTCCAATCCTAACTGTTCCACCATTCAGCTGGTGGTGGCTCTGCAGCCGCTGCAAAAGGCTGCGGGCTTAAAGCGGGTGGTGGTCTCCACTTACCAGGCTGTGTCCGGTGCCGGTAAAGAAGCGGTGGATGAGCTGGAGAACCAGTCACAGGCCATTTTGGACGGCAAGACCGATTTCCCCAAGGAGCGTATTCCCCATGGGGGTGCCAAGGTGGGGCATCAGATTGCGTTTAACGTGGTGCCGCAGCTGGATGTGTTTGTGGAAGACGGCTACACCAAAGAAGAAAGAAAGATTATGCAGGAGACCAAGAAGATTATGAGTCTGCCTGAATTAAAGATCACCTCCACCACGGTACGGGTGCCGGTGGTAAACGGCCACTCCGAGTCGGTTAATGTGGAGCTGGAAAAAGCTCTTAGCCCCGATGAGGCCCGTAAAGTATTGAGCGAAGCTCCCGGTGTTGTGGTGATGGATAATCCAGAAGAGTTGAGCTACCCCATGCCTGTTCCACAGGATGGACGCGATGAGGTTTTTGTAGGCCGTATTCGTGTAGACCGTTCCGTGGAAAATGGCTTGAACATTTGGGTGGTGGCTGATAATATCCGCAAGGGCGCGGCGACTAATTCCATTCAGATTGCAGAGGAACTAATCGCGCGCGGCCTGTTATAG
- a CDS encoding cytochrome c3 family protein, whose product MNRLIKISFILIVVVALSIGFVTGASGSAPPRLEVMIERTLRLTPTQTVTADSGKSFVVIYWEEPGNTQSQSRHSVYQVNVNTSETGISRTNLGRGARVTPGNAREYEKNYIGYYRYPASHTANNAQLNNYINYIIEVGSSAPYQQARIYPPIPNAHTNYQKNSDTCSGCHRTHYAEHPMLLSRKIMQEMCIECHDGSASSYDVIRGVARVPGGWVAAPAGPFVGTEDNPSTSFHNVFLEDAFDTPLNQQFLLYAPGSGGDRMNLTCTNCHSAHVTDTSSRYRLLKFPEGAPEVNAYSYVRGGEYRVLYVDGMNQFCGQCHAEYDYGSRNNPMGYTEHTMYEGIQKAGDYYRHPTGIDITNWIGTPKTTLPLEHRNNRQYMTCGTCHVAHGAALHNADQASPELAEDPRLAERDRYKYDADGNRIYDRLDDGTEVTYSSMLKRREGMGICLECHLDQVWGNTPGAQW is encoded by the coding sequence TTGAATCGGTTAATTAAAATTTCCTTCATCCTTATTGTTGTTGTTGCTCTTAGTATAGGTTTTGTAACCGGAGCTAGCGGCAGCGCACCTCCCCGTTTGGAGGTTATGATTGAGAGGACGCTACGTCTGACGCCTACCCAAACAGTTACCGCTGATAGCGGGAAATCTTTTGTGGTAATTTATTGGGAGGAGCCGGGGAATACGCAGTCACAGTCAAGGCACAGTGTGTATCAGGTTAATGTGAATACCAGTGAAACCGGAATTTCCAGAACAAATCTGGGCAGAGGTGCGCGGGTAACGCCCGGTAATGCCAGGGAATATGAAAAGAATTATATTGGCTACTACCGTTATCCGGCAAGCCATACAGCTAACAACGCGCAGTTGAATAATTACATAAATTATATTATTGAGGTGGGGAGCTCTGCTCCGTACCAGCAAGCGCGGATTTATCCACCCATTCCCAATGCCCATACCAACTACCAGAAGAATTCCGATACCTGCAGCGGATGCCACCGGACCCACTATGCGGAGCACCCCATGCTTTTGAGTCGGAAGATTATGCAGGAGATGTGCATTGAATGCCATGATGGTTCCGCCAGTTCCTATGATGTGATCCGGGGGGTAGCGCGGGTTCCTGGGGGATGGGTAGCGGCCCCGGCCGGGCCGTTTGTGGGTACTGAGGATAATCCCAGCACTTCGTTTCATAATGTGTTTCTGGAAGATGCTTTCGATACCCCGCTGAATCAGCAGTTCTTATTGTATGCACCGGGTAGCGGCGGAGACCGGATGAACCTGACCTGTACCAATTGCCACAGCGCCCACGTCACCGACACCAGCAGCCGGTACCGACTGCTTAAGTTTCCCGAAGGCGCCCCGGAGGTTAACGCCTATTCTTATGTGCGCGGCGGTGAATACAGGGTGCTTTATGTGGACGGTATGAACCAGTTTTGCGGGCAGTGCCATGCAGAATATGATTACGGGTCAAGAAACAATCCCATGGGTTACACAGAACATACCATGTATGAGGGAATTCAAAAGGCAGGAGATTATTACCGTCATCCCACCGGCATAGATATCACCAATTGGATTGGAACGCCAAAGACCACCTTGCCGTTGGAGCACCGTAATAATCGGCAGTACATGACGTGTGGAACATGCCATGTGGCCCATGGTGCGGCGCTGCACAATGCTGATCAGGCATCACCGGAGTTGGCGGAGGATCCACGTCTTGCCGAACGTGACCGCTACAAATATGACGCTGACGGCAACCGGATCTACGACAGGCTGGATGACGGAACAGAAGTGACCTACAGCTCCATGCTTAAACGGCGTGAAGGCATGGGGATATGCCTGGAATGCCATTTGGATCAGGTTTGGGGTAATACTCCCGGAGCACAGTGGTAA